In Fructilactobacillus cliffordii, a single genomic region encodes these proteins:
- a CDS encoding universal stress protein — translation MTENYKRILAPVDGGEDTMPVLNRAVELAKQNNSHLDILNVIQVTQFNRNYGNAVSADTVYKLTDQTKEILETLKQTAVKAGLTDVSIHMRFGNPKRIIAHEFPEDHKDDLIVMGATGLSAVEQLVVGSVTNYVIRSAKPDVLIVK, via the coding sequence ATGACAGAGAATTACAAACGGATTTTAGCTCCTGTAGACGGCGGCGAAGACACCATGCCGGTTTTGAACCGCGCCGTAGAATTAGCTAAACAAAATAACAGCCACTTAGACATCTTAAACGTCATCCAAGTGACGCAATTCAACCGAAACTACGGTAACGCAGTTTCTGCTGATACGGTTTACAAGTTGACGGATCAAACCAAGGAAATTTTGGAAACTTTGAAACAAACAGCCGTGAAAGCTGGTTTAACCGATGTTTCCATTCACATGCGGTTCGGCAATCCGAAGCGGATTATTGCCCATGAATTCCCAGAAGACCACAAGGATGACTTAATTGTCATGGGCGCCACCGGCTTATCCGCCGTGGAACAACTAGTGGTTGGTTCTGTAACTAACTACGTCATTCGGAGCGCTAAGCCAGACGTTTTAATCGTAAAATAA
- a CDS encoding ketopantoate reductase family protein, whose product MRYGIIGAGAMGYRYGVLLQEKAGVPVDFIETWDPNREQVREQGGVYVSRDHENRHLVPINIYAPEEYDGHPDVWIVFKKQMQLATELERDAAAGLFTDDQYVFSAMNGLGHFEKLAQHFNPDQMLAGTAMIATVLNGPGDVDFMGPENGEAMHMAPYNDQAPDETMEEIYADFQRATLGPEMSNNWLGMCLTKVAFNAVCNTLCTMFEINMGQFGAYPGAAEMAVQLFNEAHDAAARAGIKMIENRGQQVQSVLDSCVKLKYHYPSMYQDFSKGRPTEVDYINGYIARLGRKNDYPCRTHEFVTHEVHLAEQMRNSKN is encoded by the coding sequence ATGCGATATGGAATCATTGGCGCCGGAGCCATGGGTTACCGGTACGGAGTTTTATTACAAGAAAAGGCGGGCGTTCCGGTTGATTTTATTGAAACTTGGGATCCGAACCGCGAACAAGTTCGTGAACAGGGAGGCGTCTACGTGTCTCGTGATCATGAGAATCGGCATCTCGTTCCGATTAACATTTACGCCCCAGAAGAGTACGACGGCCATCCTGATGTGTGGATTGTCTTTAAAAAACAAATGCAATTAGCCACCGAACTGGAACGGGACGCAGCCGCCGGTTTATTTACGGATGACCAGTACGTCTTTTCCGCCATGAACGGATTGGGCCACTTTGAAAAGTTAGCCCAGCATTTCAATCCCGACCAGATGCTCGCCGGAACGGCCATGATTGCGACCGTTTTAAACGGGCCGGGCGACGTGGATTTCATGGGTCCAGAAAACGGGGAAGCGATGCACATGGCTCCGTACAACGACCAAGCCCCGGACGAAACGATGGAAGAAATCTATGCTGACTTTCAACGAGCAACTTTAGGACCAGAGATGAGCAATAACTGGTTAGGAATGTGTTTGACGAAGGTGGCCTTTAACGCCGTTTGTAACACGCTTTGTACCATGTTTGAAATCAACATGGGGCAGTTTGGTGCCTACCCCGGCGCCGCGGAAATGGCCGTGCAACTCTTTAACGAAGCTCATGATGCTGCCGCTCGGGCCGGCATCAAAATGATTGAAAATCGGGGGCAACAGGTCCAAAGCGTGCTGGATTCCTGTGTGAAACTGAAGTACCACTATCCATCGATGTACCAGGACTTTTCGAAGGGTCGGCCCACGGAGGTTGACTACATTAACGGCTACATCGCGCGGTTAGGCCGGAAAAACGATTATCCGTGCCGGACGCACGAATTTGTCACCCACGAAGTTCATTTAGCCGAACAAATGCGGAACTCTAAAAATTAA
- a CDS encoding PLP-dependent aminotransferase family protein, with translation MPFHYSNCVPKSDSNATEDILKAAANPNVISFAGGLPAPELFPVAAVKKATDKVFDQYGQQVLQYAGTLGYPKLRKQIAQIMQDRQVDASTDNIAIATGSQQAIDLVAKMLINPGDVVLVEDPTYLAALDVFRSYGADLVGVAMDDDGMQMDDLEQKLAAHPDAKFIYTVPNFQNPTGRTMTVARRERMTKIADAAGVPIVEDDPYGAIRYAGEMLPPIKHYDHTGNVVSISSFSKMLAPGLRIGWLTAEPAFLKKYTLLKQNADLHTDNLTQYIISQFLMDEDLPAHIKKITDVYEHRAKLMLAEIDREFPDDVYHSQPEGGMFIWVEVPGNIYSDELAKRCLEANVAVVPGSAFYSGKAQPGTFRLNFSNMNDDQIKVGIKRIAQVLNDLGAK, from the coding sequence ATGCCATTTCATTATTCTAACTGTGTTCCTAAAAGCGATAGCAACGCTACCGAGGACATCTTAAAGGCGGCTGCCAATCCAAACGTAATCTCCTTTGCCGGTGGATTACCGGCTCCAGAACTATTCCCAGTTGCCGCTGTAAAAAAGGCCACCGATAAGGTTTTTGATCAATATGGGCAACAAGTTTTACAGTACGCGGGAACGCTGGGCTACCCCAAGCTACGCAAACAGATTGCACAAATCATGCAGGACCGGCAGGTAGATGCTAGCACTGATAACATTGCAATTGCGACGGGTTCCCAACAAGCCATTGATTTGGTGGCCAAAATGTTGATTAATCCGGGAGACGTGGTACTGGTGGAAGATCCCACCTACTTAGCAGCCTTAGACGTTTTTCGTTCCTACGGCGCTGATTTAGTCGGAGTCGCCATGGACGATGATGGCATGCAGATGGACGACTTGGAACAAAAGTTAGCCGCTCATCCAGATGCCAAGTTTATCTACACGGTACCGAACTTCCAAAACCCAACCGGCCGAACCATGACGGTTGCACGACGGGAACGGATGACGAAGATTGCTGATGCGGCTGGAGTTCCCATCGTGGAAGACGACCCGTACGGAGCCATCCGTTACGCAGGTGAGATGTTACCTCCGATCAAGCACTACGACCACACGGGGAACGTGGTTTCCATCAGTTCCTTTTCTAAGATGTTAGCTCCGGGACTCCGGATTGGGTGGTTAACGGCCGAACCGGCTTTCTTAAAGAAATATACGTTACTGAAGCAAAATGCTGATTTGCACACTGACAATTTGACCCAGTACATCATCTCCCAATTCTTGATGGATGAAGATTTGCCAGCGCACATCAAGAAGATTACGGATGTTTACGAACACCGCGCAAAGTTGATGTTAGCTGAGATTGACCGGGAATTTCCGGATGACGTTTACCATAGTCAACCCGAGGGTGGCATGTTCATCTGGGTGGAAGTGCCCGGCAACATTTACAGTGATGAGTTAGCCAAACGGTGCTTGGAAGCCAACGTGGCCGTGGTACCGGGCTCTGCATTTTACTCAGGAAAGGCTCAACCGGGAACCTTCCGGCTGAACTTCTCCAACATGAATGACGATCAAATCAAAGTGGGAATCAAACGGATTGCCCAGGTGTTGAATGATTTAGGTGCTAAATAA
- a CDS encoding GNAT family N-acetyltransferase — protein sequence MPTSIFLQPLTTEPADYDLIQTLFQQASTQRFWFKPPLLGANEVSDFLKQHTTDPQIVSQTIQTTETPHHGVGLVEIIDLDPIARVGEFEIALLDNENGHGYAQAAMEQLLHLAFAQLNLHKLYLYVDVANAPALHIYQKFGFHIEGTIKDQFFAAGSYRDAHYMGLTQTDYFKITSK from the coding sequence ATGCCCACTTCCATCTTTTTACAGCCCCTCACCACGGAACCCGCTGATTACGACTTGATTCAAACCTTGTTTCAACAAGCCAGCACCCAACGGTTTTGGTTTAAACCACCCCTACTGGGTGCAAATGAGGTCAGTGACTTTTTAAAACAGCATACCACTGACCCCCAGATTGTCAGTCAGACGATTCAAACCACCGAAACCCCACACCACGGTGTCGGACTAGTAGAAATCATTGACTTAGATCCGATTGCCCGCGTCGGTGAATTTGAAATTGCCCTGTTGGATAACGAAAACGGTCATGGTTATGCCCAGGCCGCTATGGAACAATTGCTCCACTTAGCCTTTGCCCAGTTGAACCTCCACAAACTCTATCTGTACGTTGATGTCGCTAACGCGCCAGCACTGCACATCTACCAAAAGTTTGGCTTTCACATTGAAGGGACAATTAAGGACCAGTTCTTTGCAGCCGGGTCCTACCGGGACGCCCACTACATGGGCTTAACCCAGACAGATTATTTTAAAATTACAAGTAAATAA
- a CDS encoding SAM-dependent methyltransferase, which yields MKRKKLLKNFQKNHPPVKKTPDYIQRLQTDRKAFDHYPEVKFLLNHALMADQLLQAGRLPQDLPNLTLPDDIQDRLYQRVNDRYALGDPAGDREWDRISNLLPQVDKDLRSFRDYLEEHYGMWAYISSSFTQQLAQYLDGKPALEVMAGNGYITKGLLDQKANVIGTDSLEWQSENETGKHQVAPIEKLNALEAYEKYKDQVDYIIMSWSPDGVPVDDELLAAIRRDGHQVQLIVIGEKDGATNSPAFWEHAELVNDHGIEQLNQYLPHFDLINDRVYLVK from the coding sequence ATGAAACGAAAAAAATTACTGAAGAACTTTCAAAAGAATCATCCGCCAGTCAAAAAAACTCCGGACTACATTCAACGGTTACAGACCGACCGCAAGGCCTTTGACCACTATCCGGAGGTGAAGTTCCTGCTAAACCACGCCTTGATGGCGGATCAGCTCCTGCAAGCTGGCCGGTTACCCCAGGACTTACCTAATCTAACTTTACCGGATGACATCCAGGATCGTCTGTACCAGCGGGTCAACGACCGCTATGCGCTGGGCGATCCGGCTGGTGACCGCGAGTGGGATCGAATTTCCAATCTACTGCCCCAGGTAGACAAAGACCTGCGTTCGTTTCGGGATTACTTAGAGGAACACTACGGGATGTGGGCCTATATTTCGTCGTCCTTTACCCAACAGCTGGCTCAATATCTAGACGGTAAGCCGGCGTTAGAAGTGATGGCCGGCAACGGCTACATTACCAAGGGGCTCCTGGACCAAAAGGCCAACGTGATTGGGACCGACAGCCTTGAATGGCAATCGGAAAACGAAACTGGTAAGCACCAAGTAGCTCCGATTGAAAAGCTCAACGCTCTGGAGGCCTACGAAAAATACAAGGATCAGGTCGATTACATCATCATGAGCTGGTCGCCCGACGGAGTGCCGGTTGATGACGAACTCTTAGCCGCCATCCGCCGTGACGGTCATCAGGTCCAGCTGATTGTGATTGGCGAAAAGGACGGTGCCACGAATTCCCCGGCCTTTTGGGAACACGCCGAGTTGGTTAATGACCATGGGATTGAACAGCTCAATCAGTACCTGCCCCACTTCGATTTAATTAACGATCGCGTTTACTTAGTCAAATAG
- a CDS encoding helix-turn-helix domain-containing protein gives MFPERLKALRTGKHITLAELATELNEMFPSDKRHENTASQIGNWERGIRNPSYVEVRKLATYFGISMDYLSGRVDSEKTDLSKLFISGTDLYFNEQLLTGNDRYEIYQLIDGFLHGKKGRHDDGRDTQEELDLNY, from the coding sequence ATGTTCCCAGAAAGACTGAAGGCCTTACGGACCGGAAAACACATTACCCTAGCCGAACTAGCCACTGAACTAAACGAAATGTTTCCAAGTGATAAGCGGCACGAAAACACCGCATCCCAAATTGGCAACTGGGAGCGCGGCATCCGCAACCCATCGTATGTAGAGGTCCGCAAATTAGCGACCTACTTTGGGATTTCGATGGACTATCTCAGTGGACGAGTCGACAGCGAAAAGACGGACTTATCCAAACTATTCATTTCCGGAACGGACCTCTACTTTAACGAGCAACTGTTAACTGGAAACGATCGGTATGAGATTTACCAACTAATCGATGGATTTTTGCACGGAAAAAAGGGCCGTCACGACGATGGTCGTGATACCCAAGAGGAGCTTGATTTAAACTATTAA
- the rny gene encoding ribonuclease Y, with translation MLYLGIAVVTLILGLVVGYGRENHQLNHRLSKATAQAEQIEQENQHQIKQAVQAIQTKVETDVAEHQDEVNEEIDEQVVENQLRQERVELQEKSLQSFASRLEKSEQNVQREQTELQELEQTIDQTQQQADQLVQQRTDLLHEKSGLLPEQAEQTVLNMTQTALQQDYEQSVRDEHEEHVLTATKEARQLMVEAIQNGPIDVPRDHIDRNVIIPDEGMRNKITGKNEQRLRLLETLIGVDLIFNPDSPETLIISTNDPIRREIARGTINELITARQLNNAVIENVVRSTERQVIEQLRLTGEETCANLHLGWVHPDLMKLIGRLQYRTSYGQNVLQHSVEVAELCGIMATELGVNVRLAKRAGLLHDIGKAVDREVNGTHVELGVQIAEAYGEEESVVDAIASSHGDVDSETTISVLVRVADSMSGARPGARSESVEEYLNRLKGLERIANAHPEVKDSYAIQAGREIRMMVDPKASDDEQTEQLAQQVCAQIEAELTYPGKIKVTAIRRSNAVQYVGGKQVPRKKHVS, from the coding sequence ATGCTGTATTTAGGAATTGCGGTTGTAACGTTAATTCTGGGCTTGGTGGTTGGTTATGGTCGTGAAAACCACCAGTTGAATCACCGCCTATCAAAAGCGACTGCCCAAGCCGAGCAAATCGAACAGGAGAACCAGCACCAGATTAAACAAGCGGTGCAGGCCATCCAAACTAAGGTGGAAACGGACGTGGCTGAGCATCAGGACGAGGTCAACGAAGAAATTGACGAGCAAGTCGTTGAAAACCAACTGCGCCAGGAACGAGTTGAATTGCAGGAAAAGAGTTTGCAGAGTTTTGCCAGTCGGTTAGAGAAAAGTGAGCAGAACGTGCAACGGGAGCAAACCGAATTGCAGGAGCTGGAGCAGACCATTGACCAAACGCAGCAACAGGCCGACCAGTTGGTTCAGCAACGCACCGATCTACTTCATGAAAAGAGTGGATTGTTGCCCGAGCAAGCCGAACAGACCGTGTTGAACATGACCCAAACCGCGTTACAACAGGATTATGAACAATCGGTTCGAGATGAACACGAGGAACACGTATTGACGGCCACGAAGGAAGCCCGCCAGTTAATGGTGGAAGCCATTCAAAATGGACCAATCGACGTGCCGCGCGATCACATTGACCGCAACGTGATTATTCCAGATGAGGGGATGCGTAATAAGATTACCGGGAAAAACGAGCAACGATTGCGTCTGTTAGAAACGTTAATCGGAGTGGATTTAATCTTCAATCCTGATAGTCCAGAAACCCTAATCATCAGTACGAACGATCCGATTCGTCGGGAAATTGCTCGAGGCACGATTAACGAATTAATCACGGCGCGGCAACTGAATAACGCGGTGATTGAAAACGTGGTTCGTAGTACCGAACGGCAGGTAATTGAGCAACTTCGTTTGACCGGAGAAGAAACGTGTGCAAACCTCCACTTAGGTTGGGTGCATCCGGATCTGATGAAGCTAATCGGACGCTTGCAGTACCGAACTAGTTACGGGCAAAACGTTTTGCAACACTCGGTCGAAGTAGCCGAACTCTGTGGGATTATGGCTACGGAGCTAGGTGTGAACGTCCGTCTCGCTAAACGGGCTGGTCTGCTCCATGATATTGGAAAAGCGGTTGACCGCGAGGTAAATGGCACCCACGTGGAGTTGGGAGTGCAAATTGCTGAGGCCTATGGAGAAGAAGAGTCCGTGGTGGATGCGATTGCATCATCTCACGGAGACGTCGATTCTGAAACCACGATTTCTGTCCTAGTCCGAGTGGCCGACTCCATGTCGGGAGCGCGGCCGGGCGCGCGGAGTGAATCCGTGGAAGAATATTTGAACCGACTCAAGGGCTTAGAACGAATTGCCAACGCTCATCCAGAAGTAAAGGATAGCTATGCAATTCAAGCCGGTCGGGAAATCCGGATGATGGTTGATCCGAAGGCCAGTGATGATGAGCAAACGGAGCAGTTAGCTCAACAGGTTTGTGCGCAAATCGAAGCTGAACTGACGTATCCCGGTAAAATCAAGGTAACGGCGATTCGTCGGTCGAACGCCGTTCAGTACGTGGGTGGCAAACAAGTCCCACGGAAAAAACACGTTAGTTAA
- a CDS encoding ECF transporter S component, with amino-acid sequence MIKQTKAFHLAILALFIAIVILQSFVPFLGYIPVGPINITIVQITVIIAAVLLGPKDGALLGLVWGLLSWVRAFVAPTSPLSTLVFTNPLVSVVPRVLVGLFAGYVFLWLTRAHWRQTWALIVTGAVGSALNTLLVVGLIGIFYRTPAVAHAYGVSSPALLGNVLMTLVGTNGIPELILSAIVVPIIATPLLKLWRR; translated from the coding sequence ATGATTAAACAAACCAAAGCGTTTCACCTAGCCATTTTAGCCCTGTTCATTGCCATTGTGATTTTACAAAGTTTTGTTCCGTTTCTGGGATACATTCCGGTCGGACCGATTAACATTACAATTGTGCAGATTACCGTAATCATCGCGGCGGTATTGCTAGGACCAAAGGATGGCGCCCTCTTAGGACTGGTGTGGGGACTTTTGTCCTGGGTTCGAGCCTTTGTGGCGCCCACGAGTCCCCTGAGTACGCTGGTGTTTACTAACCCATTGGTTTCGGTGGTCCCGCGGGTTTTAGTGGGCCTCTTTGCCGGGTACGTCTTTTTGTGGCTCACGCGGGCCCACTGGCGCCAAACCTGGGCGTTAATTGTGACCGGGGCCGTGGGTTCGGCGTTAAATACCCTACTGGTAGTGGGCTTAATCGGGATTTTCTATCGCACCCCCGCTGTGGCGCACGCGTATGGAGTTTCTAGCCCCGCTTTACTGGGGAACGTATTGATGACGTTGGTCGGGACGAATGGAATTCCGGAACTAATCCTGTCAGCAATCGTGGTGCCAATCATTGCCACCCCGTTGCTGAAACTCTGGCGCCGGTAA
- a CDS encoding energy-coupling factor transporter ATPase: protein MEKHTGIRFDHVQFHYPHQADPVLQAINWQIPTGSWVSLLGNNGSGKSTLLKLLVGLEWPQSGTITINGQPVQPITQSVNPTVGMVFQDPDNQFVGATVADDVAFGLANQDLDQAELQQRVRESLQLVEMETALDRAPDQLSGGQKQRVAVASVMARRPAVLLLDEVTSMLDPQGRQELITQLHQLHRQFGITVIEVTHQPNEAMLADEVVVLHDGKIAMQGKPTAVLSQSEQLADWGLQAPLLYRLRTWLATQGYFVSEQQAATSADLRDALWQLKSKI, encoded by the coding sequence ATGGAAAAGCATACGGGCATTAGGTTCGATCACGTTCAATTTCACTATCCGCATCAGGCTGACCCGGTGTTGCAAGCGATTAACTGGCAGATTCCTACAGGCAGTTGGGTGTCGCTATTGGGTAATAACGGGAGTGGGAAATCGACCCTGTTGAAACTGTTGGTGGGGCTAGAGTGGCCCCAGTCTGGAACAATTACCATCAACGGTCAGCCCGTCCAACCAATCACTCAATCCGTTAATCCGACTGTCGGAATGGTCTTTCAAGATCCCGATAATCAGTTTGTGGGGGCGACCGTAGCCGATGATGTGGCGTTCGGATTGGCGAATCAAGATTTAGATCAGGCTGAGTTACAACAGCGGGTCCGAGAATCGCTCCAGTTAGTCGAGATGGAAACAGCCTTAGACCGAGCTCCGGACCAGCTCTCCGGAGGCCAGAAACAACGAGTGGCCGTTGCCAGCGTGATGGCGCGTCGGCCCGCGGTGTTATTGTTAGATGAAGTTACCAGCATGCTGGATCCGCAGGGACGCCAGGAGTTGATTACGCAACTGCACCAACTACACCGGCAGTTTGGCATCACCGTCATTGAGGTTACCCATCAACCAAACGAGGCGATGCTAGCCGACGAAGTCGTGGTTTTACACGATGGTAAAATTGCCATGCAGGGAAAGCCTACCGCTGTTTTAAGTCAAAGTGAGCAGCTAGCGGACTGGGGACTGCAGGCCCCGTTGCTGTACCGGTTGCGCACTTGGCTAGCAACTCAAGGTTATTTCGTTTCGGAACAACAGGCGGCAACCAGCGCTGATTTGAGGGACGCTTTATGGCAATTGAAATCAAAAATTTAA
- a CDS encoding ATP-binding cassette domain-containing protein — MAIEIKNLTHWYPDQPTAALQSISLTIPDHEITAIVGKTGSGKSTLIKHLNGLLQPTTGEIEIVGQRLTQRSLARDLQRVRQQVGMVFQNPAQQLFAKTVLDDVMAGPVALGMERDQAQQRAQTALQLVHFPVRLQSQDPVLLSSGQQRRAAIAGVLALEPQVVIFDEPTAGLDAQGQRELLHLLRDLQSVGRTIIMVTHEMDLVAQLASQVVVLANGQLAFAGAPRTLFQSEPELVRSTNLVLPEPLQVAQTLDTTTPRSELPLTETELQRWLLRYLGRDDDHGSTSG; from the coding sequence ATGGCAATTGAAATCAAAAATTTAACCCACTGGTATCCAGATCAACCAACGGCGGCCTTGCAATCAATTTCGCTGACCATACCAGATCACGAGATAACCGCTATCGTGGGGAAGACCGGAAGCGGGAAATCGACCCTGATTAAGCATCTCAATGGTCTTTTACAACCAACGACGGGAGAAATTGAAATTGTGGGGCAACGGTTAACCCAGCGTAGTTTGGCGCGGGACTTACAACGAGTTCGTCAGCAAGTCGGCATGGTGTTTCAAAATCCGGCTCAGCAGCTCTTTGCAAAGACGGTGCTGGACGACGTGATGGCGGGACCAGTGGCATTAGGAATGGAACGAGATCAAGCCCAGCAACGAGCACAGACGGCGCTGCAGTTGGTGCATTTTCCTGTGCGGCTACAGAGCCAGGATCCCGTCTTACTTTCCAGTGGACAACAGCGCCGGGCAGCGATTGCTGGTGTTTTAGCCTTAGAACCACAGGTGGTAATTTTTGACGAACCCACAGCCGGATTGGATGCCCAGGGACAACGCGAGTTACTGCATTTATTACGTGACTTGCAAAGTGTGGGACGTACCATCATTATGGTGACCCACGAAATGGACCTTGTGGCCCAGTTAGCTAGTCAGGTAGTAGTGCTTGCGAACGGGCAATTGGCGTTTGCTGGCGCGCCCCGGACGCTATTTCAATCTGAACCGGAGTTGGTGCGATCCACTAATTTAGTACTGCCCGAACCACTGCAGGTGGCACAAACACTGGATACTACTACGCCCAGGTCGGAACTACCGTTGACAGAAACTGAATTACAGCGCTGGCTCTTACGTTACTTAGGAAGGGATGATGACCATGGCTCCACATCGGGATAA
- a CDS encoding energy-coupling factor transporter transmembrane component T family protein, whose protein sequence is MAPHRDNWVRQLTPGTQLMSILLGLLAVFLNQKLGLAFLLLLGSFGLVKLSGFSMRRFLRRIRLFVFFLILTAFFQLLLVHTGPILWQWGILQVTAGSLRVALLLLAKFGTALVVLNLLTLIANPVAMTAACERGLAPLQKVGIPVGDVALTLSIAFRFVPTLTNEFQTVTAAQQARGITYRTGPLKQRTQALLAVFLPVLVNSFRRAEDLAAAMLLRGYDGKHRLPQYLIPQRTGKDWFTFGTSLLLLVLIVGINYL, encoded by the coding sequence ATGGCTCCACATCGGGATAATTGGGTGCGCCAGTTGACGCCGGGAACGCAATTAATGAGCATCCTCCTGGGACTTTTGGCTGTCTTTTTGAACCAGAAGCTAGGGTTAGCGTTCTTGTTGCTGCTGGGAAGCTTCGGGTTGGTTAAGTTGTCCGGTTTCAGCATGCGACGTTTTCTCCGGCGCATTCGTTTATTCGTCTTCTTTCTGATTTTAACCGCATTCTTTCAATTACTCTTGGTGCATACGGGTCCAATCTTGTGGCAGTGGGGGATTTTGCAGGTGACGGCCGGGAGTTTACGAGTAGCGCTGCTTTTGCTTGCTAAGTTTGGCACGGCCCTGGTGGTACTGAACCTTTTGACGTTAATTGCCAATCCGGTCGCAATGACTGCTGCTTGTGAACGGGGACTGGCCCCGCTTCAAAAGGTGGGCATTCCGGTGGGAGATGTTGCGTTAACCCTCAGCATTGCGTTTCGGTTTGTTCCCACTCTGACCAATGAGTTTCAGACGGTCACCGCGGCACAACAGGCCCGGGGGATTACCTATCGCACTGGTCCGCTGAAACAAAGAACCCAGGCGCTTTTAGCCGTGTTCCTACCGGTGCTCGTGAATAGTTTTCGCCGGGCCGAGGATTTAGCTGCAGCGATGCTCCTCCGGGGCTATGATGGGAAGCATCGATTACCTCAGTACCTGATTCCTCAACGAACGGGCAAGGACTGGTTCACGTTTGGAACGAGCTTATTACTTCTAGTATTAATCGTCGGGATTAATTATTTATAA